One stretch of Euphorbia lathyris chromosome 7, ddEupLath1.1, whole genome shotgun sequence DNA includes these proteins:
- the LOC136200883 gene encoding uncharacterized protein isoform X1, whose product MFSDLVPLSSLPCSRHLRTNPSPLTPSIESFSLLCGQLTLTKHLGVGGKFFMLLEFLGKKHNWQVGGRLPLLLPIQLHLSHTTIVEVIKATEAFARAGLESSNLLVGTDFTKSNEWTGA is encoded by the exons ATGTTCTCCGACCTAGTCCCCCTCTCCTCTCTTCCATGTTCTCGTCATCTACGAACTAATCCCTCTCCTCTCACACCTTCGATCGaatccttctctcttctttgcGGCCAATTAACGCTAACCAAGCATCTTGGAGTAGGCGGAAAGTTTTTTATGTTGCTGGAGTTTCTTG GGAAGAAACATAATTGGCAAGTTGGAGGTCGACTTCCTCTGCTCCTTCCAATTCAACTTCATTTGAGTCACACCACGATTGTAGAAGTGATAAAA GCGACAGAGGCTTTTGCACGTGCTGGCTTAGAGTCTTCAAATCTTCTTGTTGGTACTGATTTCACAAAGAGTAATGAGTGGACAG GTGCTTAG
- the LOC136200883 gene encoding uncharacterized protein isoform X2, whose product MFSDLVPLSSLPCSRHLRTNPSPLTPSIESFSLLCGQLTLTKHLGVGGKFFMLLEFLGKKHNWQVGGRLPLLLPIQLHLSHTTIVEVIKATEAFARAGLESSNLLVGTDFTKSNEWTGK is encoded by the exons ATGTTCTCCGACCTAGTCCCCCTCTCCTCTCTTCCATGTTCTCGTCATCTACGAACTAATCCCTCTCCTCTCACACCTTCGATCGaatccttctctcttctttgcGGCCAATTAACGCTAACCAAGCATCTTGGAGTAGGCGGAAAGTTTTTTATGTTGCTGGAGTTTCTTG GGAAGAAACATAATTGGCAAGTTGGAGGTCGACTTCCTCTGCTCCTTCCAATTCAACTTCATTTGAGTCACACCACGATTGTAGAAGTGATAAAA GCGACAGAGGCTTTTGCACGTGCTGGCTTAGAGTCTTCAAATCTTCTTGTTGGTACTGATTTCACAAAGAGTAATGAGTGGACAG GTAAATGA
- the LOC136200883 gene encoding uncharacterized protein isoform X3: MSGQVNESGCGILQQDIPHLVNKFTQPKTGSCLNNGGADCRFVKKGLGVQEVKSNWLVYSNRLRCYEEAFGRCHCTVEFSALEAKDSIKISQVETYKHLTEVKIEQTIE; this comes from the exons ATGAGTGGACAG GTAAATGAATCTGGTTGTGGAATTCTCCAACAAGATATCCCGCACCTCGTTAATAAATTCACGCAGCCCAAAACTGGATCCTGCCTGAATAATGGTGGCGCAGACTGTCGGTTTGTAAAAA AAGGTTTAGGAGTCCAGGAAGTAAAAAGCAATTGGCTGGTCTATTCAAATCGGTTAAGGTGTTATGAAGAGGCTTTTGGTCGGTGTCACTGCACTGTTGAATTTTCTGCTTTAGAGGCTAAAGATTCAATTAAAATTTCTCAAGTG GAAACTTATAAACATCTTACCGAAGTTAAAATTGAACAGACTATTGAGTAA